One part of the Gossypium raimondii isolate GPD5lz chromosome 1, ASM2569854v1, whole genome shotgun sequence genome encodes these proteins:
- the LOC105776716 gene encoding disease resistance protein RPV1 isoform X1 → MAGEFCLAAASNAVGTMMVNYLVNPIKQSIRYSFRFHKFVQELHEQQKNLKREQTRVKEDVKEAELQIQTQVIEDYVDEWLTNAENALNDVQSLVHRVEENKRCFGLCPTWCWRYRLSKEIEKKIVYISKLVEDSHFKRIGHRAELPGLEFFTSEHILASKSSTAAFNKIMEALKDDKVNMIGVWGMGGVGKTTLVKEVGKKTKELRCFHKVIEVVVSQTSIIENIQYKIADFLDLKFEKTTKEGKAEELWLRLKKEEKVLIILDDMWNEIQMNEIGLPLNENGNGCKIILTTRRMTVCESMECQVIVPVDVLDNDEAWTLFRMKAYLDERVSRDIIETAKEVAKECKGLPVAIVTLAKALKGTKTVKGWEVARKKLERSRLMEVGNIEEEEEKNAYLCVKMSYEYLKKETTKRCFLLCALYPEDHSIDVKHLVRYAWGLELFDKADSIEEVRIQVLEAIDYLKDSCLLLKDKDAERYVKLHDIVRDVALWIASKEESDFLIKSRLELLNESFEPCKAISLLNREHKVFPEKLVHPNVEILLLNDCDIQGTCFQGMKELKVLSLTSFSSCVISLYALTFLRKLRVLHLAFFEDLSFLGKLTTLECLSLRGTKFEGLADELVRLVNLKILDLTGCRFSSRFPPNVIRRLSKLEELYLKGSSIGEESNDILLEIKFLTRLTALSLSISSSHFIEDFEFPRLEEYNIFLRSTQDKLGFPHPEQWGKFLIGEARKISYEIQGLDSVVNLTKRSLKIEGVFPYNVVSQLLGNLESLQVFDIKDEYIEGLTDQTQQIVSVSVILQNLKQVRIENCMNLEVVFQTEKVEGNEAPPLLSNLKSLRLKRLIDLSCIWELPTQHVRLESLVNLRIEDCPSLKSLFSVSLAQGLVLLEKLKIIGCGELKQIVTELEGDEEEISRSIDSHNSLCFPKLRKVHIENCDGLEYIFPTKMAAQGLRVLTLSIKNCCRLKQVIRVAKGMVENDIVFQQLQFLIFLSSFSVSGCPQLTDSGIHLDAEEAYLEGVRSSAFKESFSSSKHLQLSEIEDQNLVPEANREGLNRLTSLELRQCKDLDCLVDTTTMNELTSAFTHLERLSINYMDGLESLCKGHPPQGFLKNLKELLIRDCNKLQVVLSMDELLYNTEPLSKLQSLELENLAELRWLFKGSPHSFIFQSLKVVNIGGCGVLKSLFSPSLIQSLVLLEKLKIRSCHELKTLLAEPESDDEIMESKSSSLPLCLPKLKTLDIHHCSKLEYVVPITLAQGLPSLESVSISQCYELKQVFGMAKEQDGVQHDGLLLLASLQHLNLEWLLKLTSFAPQNYIVKAPALKRFYVYDCPQLTNSPIQHVHKKLELRLESVGLSAFKELFGNTKNLLVHRIWDDKIIIPDLVNLEHHSQAMMGFKYNGEPSEGCFPNLKSLRVKNCVNLLKVFEIAEGLYNQEENQAPQILSKLEYLELYYLLDLRQIVKGPTRYVNLQSLKVLDIIRCSELKSLFPLSVTQTLRSLEELNIHECGELVHVFMELEEEEEEEDDDDDDDDDDDDDGGIESDALCLPNLKTVEITQCPRLKYVFPLALARGFPRLQKLQLVGLRSLRGFVARNNCLEAPALENLCIHGCSALSNFTFQKEANNCFPSKLQEGDFIPNPKKMELFNLIWLRDNLRELLVHYNNNLTYIFPVMLIQHLSQLSILEIKSCEKLKGIIGNDDILASSSQGTRLEMKMVFPQLKQIVLEDLPKLESFSPVSYHLEFPCLDLLNIKQCSKIITSFTADYLTLTVHAKTDQASQLDDASPSQEVIFWKRRRPTLLPQYIEETGEISPLK, encoded by the exons ATGGCTGGAGAATTCTGTCTGGCTGCTGCTTCTAATGCCGTGGGAACAATGATGGTAAACTATCTGGTGAATCCAATAAAACAGAGTATTCGTTACTCATTTCGTTTCCATAAGTTTGTTCAAGAGCTCCACGAACAACAGAAGAATTTAAAAAGAGAACAAACTCGAGTTAAGGAAGACGTTAAGGAGGCTGAATTGCAGATTCAAACCCAAGTAATTGAGGACTATGTAGATGAATGGTTGACAAATGCAGAAAATGCCTTGAACGATGTACAAAGTTTGGTCCATAGagttgaagaaaataaaagatgctTTGGTTTGTGTCCTACTTGGTGTTGGCGATATCGATTAAGCAAGGAGATTGAGAAGAAGATAGTGTATATCAGTAAACTTGTAGAAGACTCCCATTTTAAACGAATCGGCCATCGTGCGGAGCTTCCTGGCTTAGAATTCTTCACATCTGAACATATTTTGGCTTCCAAATCTTCAACTGCTGCATTCAACAAGATCATGGAAGCATTGAAGGATGATAAAGTCAACATGATTGGAGTATGGGGGATGGGAGGGGTGGGAAAAACCACCTTAGTCAAAGAAGTTGGCAAAAAAACCAAAGAATTACGATGTTTCCATAAAGTTATTGAAGTTGTTGTCTCCCAAACTTCAATCATTGAAAATATTCAGTATAAAATAGCAGACTTCTTGGACTTAAAGTTTGAGAAGACAACTAAAGAAGGAAAAGCAGAGGAATTATGGCTTCgattgaaaaaagaagaaaaggtcCTCATTATCCTTGATGATATGTGGAATGAGATTCAGATGAATGAGATAGGCCTTCCACTAAATGAAAATGGGAATGGATGTAAAATCATTTTGACAACACGTCGCATGACGGTATGCGAATCTATGGAGTGTCAAGTAATTGTTCCGGTTGATGTTTTGGATAATGATGAAGCATGGACACTATTTAGAATGAAAGCTTACCTTGATGAAAGAGTTTCAAGGGATATTATTGAGACAGCTAAGGAAGTTGCAAAAGAATGCAAGGGTTTACCTGTAGCGATTGTAACGCTAGCAAAGGCTTTAAAAGGTACCAAGACTGTTAAAGGATGGGAAGTAGCTCGCAAAAAGCTTGAAAGAAGTAGATTAATGGAAGTCGGTAacattgaagaagaagaagaaaaaaatgccTACTTGTGTGTCAAGATGAGTTACGAATACTTGAAGAAGGAGACGACCAAGAGATGCTTCTTATTATGTGCTTTATATCCAGAGGATCACTCAATTGACGTGAAACATTTAGTGAGATATGCTTGGGGTTTGGAGTTATTTGACAAGGCTGACTCAATTGAAGAGGTGAGGATTCAAGTTTTGGAAGCTATTGATTACCTCAAAGATTCTTGCTTGCTGTTAAAAGATAAAGATGCTGAAAG GTATGTTAAGTTACATGACATAGTTCGTGATGTTGCTCTGTGGATTGCATCCAAAGAAGAAAGtgactttttaataaaatctagaTTAGAATTACTAAATGAAAGCTTTGAACCCTGTAAGGCAATCTCATTGTTGAATAGGGAACATAAAGTATTTCCTGAGAAATTGGTGCATCCAAATGTTGAGATCCTGTTGCTTAATGACTGTGATATACAAGGTACATGTTTTCAAGGgatgaaagaattgaaagtttTAAGTCTTACGTCCTTTTCTTCGTGTGTTATTTCCTTGTATGCTCTTACGTTCCTACGAAAACTTCGTGTTCTACATTTGGCCTTTTTTGAGGACTTATCATTCCTTGGAAAGCTAACGACACTTGAGTGTCTTAGTTTGCGTGGTACAAAATTTGAAGGTTTGGCAGATGAATTAGTGAGGTTGGTAAATCTAAAGATATTGGATCTAACCGGATGTAGATTTTCTTCAAGATTTCCCCCTAATGTCATTCGAAGGTTATCTAAGCTAGAGGAGTTGTACTTAAAAGGTTCAAGCATCGGAGAGGAAAGTAACGATATCCTTCTAGAGATAAAATTCCTGACTAGATTGACAGCATTATCCTTGTCGATATCTTCTTCCCATTTTATAGAAGATTTCGAGTTTCCAAGGTTAGAAGAATATAATATATTCTTACGCAGTACACAGGATAAACTTGGGTTTCCACATCCAGAACAGTGGGGAAAATTCCTCATAGGAGAAGCACGAAAAATCAGTTATGAGATTCAAGGTCTAGATTCCGTTGTTAATCTCACAAAAAGATCCTTGAAAATTGAGGGAGTGTTTCCTTACAATGTGGTTTCCCAATTACTTGGGAATTTAGAGTCTCTTCAAGTGTTTGATATCAAGGATGAGTATATAGAAGGCTTGACTGATCAAACACAACAGATTGTGTCGGTTTCAGTGATCTTACAAAACCTAAAACAAGTGAGAATtgaaaattgcatgaatttggaAGTGGTATTTCAAACGGAGAAGGTAGAAGGAAATGAAGCACCACCACTGCTCTCAAATTTAAAGTCTTTACGTCTTAAAAGGTTGATCGATTTGAGCTGTATTTGGGAGTTGCCAACCCAACATGTAAGACTTGAAAGTTTAGTTAATTTGAGGATAGAAGATTGCCCAAGTCTAAAATCACTCTTCTCAGTTTCTCTTGCTCAAGGTCTGGTACTCTTGGAAAAACTTAAGATAATCGGTTGTGGCGAACTGAAGCAAATAGTCACAGAATTGGAAGGTGATGAGGAAGAAATATCCCGAAGCATTGATTCTCATAATTCTTTGTGCTTCCCAAAGTTAAGAAAAGTCCACATAGAGAATTGTGATGGTTTGGAGTATATTTTTCCAACGAAGATGGCTGCACAAGGGCTTCGGGTGTTGACTCTTTCCATAAAGAATTGCTGTCGATTAAAACAAGTGATCAGAGTTGCCAAAGGCATGGTGGAAAATGACATTGTGTTCCAACAACTAcagtttttgatatttttatcgTCCTTTTCAGTGTCAGGTTGCCCTCAATTAACTGATTCGGGTATTCATTTAGATGCTGAGGAGGCTTATCTAGAG GGGGTTCGATCATCAGCTTTCAAGGAATCGTTTAGCAGTTCAAAGCATCTTCAACTAAGTGAAATTGAGGATCAAAATCTAGTTCCAGAAGCAAACAGAGAGGGACTAAATAGATTAACTTCACTTGAACTTAGACAATGCAAGGATCTTGATTGCTTGGTTGATACCACAACAATGAATGAGCTAACTTCTGCATTCACTCATTTGGAGAgattaagtataaattatatggATGGTTTGGAAAGCTTATGCAAGGGTCACCCTCCACAAGGTTTCCTCAAAAACTTGAAAGAATTGCTTATTAGAGACTGTAATAAGTTGCAAGTGGTGTTGTCAATGGATGAACTCCTTTATAACACGGAGCCACTTTCAAAGTTACAATCCTTGGAGCTTGAAAATTTAGCAGAATTGAGATGGTTATTCAAAGGCTCTCCTCATTCTTTCATCTTCCAAAGTCTTAAGGTAGTAAACATAGGTGGATGCGGGGTATTGAAATCCCTCTTTTCACCTTCCCTTATTCAAAGCCTAGTGCTTTTAGAAAAACTCAAGATAAGAAGCTGCCACGAATTGAAAACTCTTTTGGCAGAGCCGGAAAGTGATGATGAAATAATGGAATCAAAGAGTTCTTCCCTTCCTCTGTGTTTGCCGAAACTGAAAACTCTTGACATCCATCATTGTTCAAAACTCGAATATGTTGTGCCAATCACTTTGGCTCAAGGTCTTCCTTCTCTCGAATCGGTTTCAATTTCTCAATGTTATGAATTAAAGCAAGTATTCGGCATGGCGAAAGAACAGGATGGAGTTCAACACGACGGTCTCCTGCTCCTTGCTAGTCTACAACATCTAAATCTTGAGTGGTTACTAAAGTTGACTAGCTTTGCCCCGCAAAACTATATTGTCAAAGCGCCagctttgaaaagattttatgTTTATGATTGTCCTCAATTGACGAACTCTCCCATTCAACATGTCCACAAGAAGCTCGAGTTGAGGTTAGAG AGTGTTGGATTATCCGCATTCAAGGAATTGTTTGGCAATACGAAAAATCTTCTTGTCCATAGAATTTGGGATGACAAAATTATCATTCCAGATCTTGTAAATTTAGAGCATCATTCGCAAGCAATGATGGGTTTTAAATACAACGGTGAACCTTCCGAAGGTTGCTTTCCAAATCTAAAAAGTTTGAGGGTCAAAAATTGTGTAAACTTGTTGAAAGTATTTGAAATCGCGGAGGGCCTTTATAACCAAGAAGAAAATCAGGCACCACAGATCCTCTCAAAATTGGAGTATTTGGAGCTATATTATTTACTAGACTTAAGACAGATAGTAAAAGGTCCCACCCGTTATGTCAACCTCCAAAGTCTAAAGGTTTTAGACATAATAAGGTGCAGCGAACTGAAATCTCTCTTCCCACTCTCAGTCACTCAAACCCTAAGGTCGTTGGAAGAACTCAATATACATGAATGTGGTGAACTAGTACATGTTTTCATGGAgttggaagaagaagaagaagaagaagatgatgatgatgacgacgacgacgacgacgacgatgaTGGAGGAATAGAATCGGATGCACTTTGCTTGCCAAACTTGAAAACTGTGGAGATAACACAATGCCCACGTCTAAAATATGTCTTCCCACTTGCTTTGGCTCGAGGTTTCCCTCGTCTACAAAAGCTACAACTTGTTGGTTTAAGAAGCTTGAGGGGTTTTGTTGCAAGAAACAATTGTTTGGAAGCACCAGCTTTGGAAAATTTATGTATCCATGGCTGTTCAGCATTATCGAATTTCACCTTTCAAAAAGAAGCAAACAACTGTTTTCCATCAAag CTTCAAGAGGGAGATTTCATCCCAAATCCAAAGAAAATGGagctttttaatttgatttggcTGCGAGATAATCTTAGAGAACTATTAGTTCACTACAACAATAATTTGACATACATCTTTCCAGTGATGCTCATTCAACATTTATCACAATTAAGCATTCTAGAGATAAAGTCATGTGAGAAATTGAAGGGAATAATTGGCAATGATGACATTTTGGCATCATCATCACAAGGTACTCGATTGGAGATGAAAATGGTATTTCCTCAGTTAAAGCAAATAGTACTTGAAGATTTGCCAAAGCTTGAGAGCTTCAGCCCTGTGAGTTATCATCTGGAATTCCCATGTTTGGATTTGCTTAACATTAAGCAATGTTCCAAGATTATCACAAGTTTCACTGCAGATTATTTAACATTGACTGTGCATGCTAAAACTGATCAG GCATCCCAACTAGATGATGCTAGTCCCTCACAAGAAGTTATTTTTTGGAAAAGGCGTAGACCTACTTTACTACCTCAGTATATAGAAGAAACTGGAGAAATTTCACCATTAAAGTGA
- the LOC105776716 gene encoding disease resistance protein RPV1 isoform X2 — translation MAGEFCLAAASNAVGTMMVNYLVNPIKQSIRYSFRFHKFVQELHEQQKNLKREQTRVKEDVKEAELQIQTQVIEDYVDEWLTNAENALNDVQSLVHRVEENKRCFGLCPTWCWRYRLSKEIEKKIVYISKLVEDSHFKRIGHRAELPGLEFFTSEHILASKSSTAAFNKIMEALKDDKVNMIGVWGMGGVGKTTLVKEVGKKTKELRCFHKVIEVVVSQTSIIENIQYKIADFLDLKFEKTTKEGKAEELWLRLKKEEKVLIILDDMWNEIQMNEIGLPLNENGNGCKIILTTRRMTVCESMECQVIVPVDVLDNDEAWTLFRMKAYLDERVSRDIIETAKEVAKECKGLPVAIVTLAKALKGTKTVKGWEVARKKLERSRLMEVGNIEEEEEKNAYLCVKMSYEYLKKETTKRCFLLCALYPEDHSIDVKHLVRYAWGLELFDKADSIEEVRIQVLEAIDYLKDSCLLLKDKDAERYVKLHDIVRDVALWIASKEESDFLIKSRLELLNESFEPCKAISLLNREHKVFPEKLVHPNVEILLLNDCDIQGTCFQGMKELKVLSLTSFSSCVISLYALTFLRKLRVLHLAFFEDLSFLGKLTTLECLSLRGTKFEGLADELVRLVNLKILDLTGCRFSSRFPPNVIRRLSKLEELYLKGSSIGEESNDILLEIKFLTRLTALSLSISSSHFIEDFEFPRLEEYNIFLRSTQDKLGFPHPEQWGKFLIGEARKISYEIQGLDSVVNLTKRSLKIEGVFPYNVVSQLLGNLESLQVFDIKDEYIEGLTDQTQQIVSVSVILQNLKQVRIENCMNLEVVFQTEKVEGNEAPPLLSNLKSLRLKRLIDLSCIWELPTQHVRLESLVNLRIEDCPSLKSLFSVSLAQGLVLLEKLKIIGCGELKQIVTELEGDEEEISRSIDSHNSLCFPKLRKVHIENCDGLEYIFPTKMAAQGLRVLTLSIKNCCRLKQVIRVAKGMVENDIVFQQLQFLIFLSSFSVSGCPQLTDSGIHLDAEEAYLEGVRSSAFKESFSSSKHLQLSEIEDQNLVPEANREGLNRLTSLELRQCKDLDCLVDTTTMNELTSAFTHLERLSINYMDGLESLCKGHPPQGFLKNLKELLIRDCNKLQVVLSMDELLYNTEPLSKLQSLELENLAELRWLFKGSPHSFIFQSLKVVNIGGCGVLKSLFSPSLIQSLVLLEKLKIRSCHELKTLLAEPESDDEIMESKSSSLPLCLPKLKTLDIHHCSKLEYVVPITLAQGLPSLESVSISQCYELKQVFGMAKEQDGVQHDGLLLLASLQHLNLEWLLKLTSFAPQNYIVKAPALKRFYVYDCPQLTNSPIQHVHKKLELRLESVGLSAFKELFGNTKNLLVHRIWDDKIIIPDLVNLEHHSQAMMGFKYNGEPSEGCFPNLKSLRVKNCVNLLKVFEIAEGLYNQEENQAPQILSKLEYLELYYLLDLRQIVKGPTRYVNLQSLKVLDIIRCSELKSLFPLSVTQTLRSLEELNIHECGELVHVFMELEEEEEEEDDDDDDDDDDDDDGGIESDALCLPNLKTVEITQCPRLKYVFPLALARGFPRLQKLQLVGLRSLRGFVARNNCLEAPALENLCIHGCSALSNFTFQKEANNCFPSKVLDWR, via the exons ATGGCTGGAGAATTCTGTCTGGCTGCTGCTTCTAATGCCGTGGGAACAATGATGGTAAACTATCTGGTGAATCCAATAAAACAGAGTATTCGTTACTCATTTCGTTTCCATAAGTTTGTTCAAGAGCTCCACGAACAACAGAAGAATTTAAAAAGAGAACAAACTCGAGTTAAGGAAGACGTTAAGGAGGCTGAATTGCAGATTCAAACCCAAGTAATTGAGGACTATGTAGATGAATGGTTGACAAATGCAGAAAATGCCTTGAACGATGTACAAAGTTTGGTCCATAGagttgaagaaaataaaagatgctTTGGTTTGTGTCCTACTTGGTGTTGGCGATATCGATTAAGCAAGGAGATTGAGAAGAAGATAGTGTATATCAGTAAACTTGTAGAAGACTCCCATTTTAAACGAATCGGCCATCGTGCGGAGCTTCCTGGCTTAGAATTCTTCACATCTGAACATATTTTGGCTTCCAAATCTTCAACTGCTGCATTCAACAAGATCATGGAAGCATTGAAGGATGATAAAGTCAACATGATTGGAGTATGGGGGATGGGAGGGGTGGGAAAAACCACCTTAGTCAAAGAAGTTGGCAAAAAAACCAAAGAATTACGATGTTTCCATAAAGTTATTGAAGTTGTTGTCTCCCAAACTTCAATCATTGAAAATATTCAGTATAAAATAGCAGACTTCTTGGACTTAAAGTTTGAGAAGACAACTAAAGAAGGAAAAGCAGAGGAATTATGGCTTCgattgaaaaaagaagaaaaggtcCTCATTATCCTTGATGATATGTGGAATGAGATTCAGATGAATGAGATAGGCCTTCCACTAAATGAAAATGGGAATGGATGTAAAATCATTTTGACAACACGTCGCATGACGGTATGCGAATCTATGGAGTGTCAAGTAATTGTTCCGGTTGATGTTTTGGATAATGATGAAGCATGGACACTATTTAGAATGAAAGCTTACCTTGATGAAAGAGTTTCAAGGGATATTATTGAGACAGCTAAGGAAGTTGCAAAAGAATGCAAGGGTTTACCTGTAGCGATTGTAACGCTAGCAAAGGCTTTAAAAGGTACCAAGACTGTTAAAGGATGGGAAGTAGCTCGCAAAAAGCTTGAAAGAAGTAGATTAATGGAAGTCGGTAacattgaagaagaagaagaaaaaaatgccTACTTGTGTGTCAAGATGAGTTACGAATACTTGAAGAAGGAGACGACCAAGAGATGCTTCTTATTATGTGCTTTATATCCAGAGGATCACTCAATTGACGTGAAACATTTAGTGAGATATGCTTGGGGTTTGGAGTTATTTGACAAGGCTGACTCAATTGAAGAGGTGAGGATTCAAGTTTTGGAAGCTATTGATTACCTCAAAGATTCTTGCTTGCTGTTAAAAGATAAAGATGCTGAAAG GTATGTTAAGTTACATGACATAGTTCGTGATGTTGCTCTGTGGATTGCATCCAAAGAAGAAAGtgactttttaataaaatctagaTTAGAATTACTAAATGAAAGCTTTGAACCCTGTAAGGCAATCTCATTGTTGAATAGGGAACATAAAGTATTTCCTGAGAAATTGGTGCATCCAAATGTTGAGATCCTGTTGCTTAATGACTGTGATATACAAGGTACATGTTTTCAAGGgatgaaagaattgaaagtttTAAGTCTTACGTCCTTTTCTTCGTGTGTTATTTCCTTGTATGCTCTTACGTTCCTACGAAAACTTCGTGTTCTACATTTGGCCTTTTTTGAGGACTTATCATTCCTTGGAAAGCTAACGACACTTGAGTGTCTTAGTTTGCGTGGTACAAAATTTGAAGGTTTGGCAGATGAATTAGTGAGGTTGGTAAATCTAAAGATATTGGATCTAACCGGATGTAGATTTTCTTCAAGATTTCCCCCTAATGTCATTCGAAGGTTATCTAAGCTAGAGGAGTTGTACTTAAAAGGTTCAAGCATCGGAGAGGAAAGTAACGATATCCTTCTAGAGATAAAATTCCTGACTAGATTGACAGCATTATCCTTGTCGATATCTTCTTCCCATTTTATAGAAGATTTCGAGTTTCCAAGGTTAGAAGAATATAATATATTCTTACGCAGTACACAGGATAAACTTGGGTTTCCACATCCAGAACAGTGGGGAAAATTCCTCATAGGAGAAGCACGAAAAATCAGTTATGAGATTCAAGGTCTAGATTCCGTTGTTAATCTCACAAAAAGATCCTTGAAAATTGAGGGAGTGTTTCCTTACAATGTGGTTTCCCAATTACTTGGGAATTTAGAGTCTCTTCAAGTGTTTGATATCAAGGATGAGTATATAGAAGGCTTGACTGATCAAACACAACAGATTGTGTCGGTTTCAGTGATCTTACAAAACCTAAAACAAGTGAGAATtgaaaattgcatgaatttggaAGTGGTATTTCAAACGGAGAAGGTAGAAGGAAATGAAGCACCACCACTGCTCTCAAATTTAAAGTCTTTACGTCTTAAAAGGTTGATCGATTTGAGCTGTATTTGGGAGTTGCCAACCCAACATGTAAGACTTGAAAGTTTAGTTAATTTGAGGATAGAAGATTGCCCAAGTCTAAAATCACTCTTCTCAGTTTCTCTTGCTCAAGGTCTGGTACTCTTGGAAAAACTTAAGATAATCGGTTGTGGCGAACTGAAGCAAATAGTCACAGAATTGGAAGGTGATGAGGAAGAAATATCCCGAAGCATTGATTCTCATAATTCTTTGTGCTTCCCAAAGTTAAGAAAAGTCCACATAGAGAATTGTGATGGTTTGGAGTATATTTTTCCAACGAAGATGGCTGCACAAGGGCTTCGGGTGTTGACTCTTTCCATAAAGAATTGCTGTCGATTAAAACAAGTGATCAGAGTTGCCAAAGGCATGGTGGAAAATGACATTGTGTTCCAACAACTAcagtttttgatatttttatcgTCCTTTTCAGTGTCAGGTTGCCCTCAATTAACTGATTCGGGTATTCATTTAGATGCTGAGGAGGCTTATCTAGAG GGGGTTCGATCATCAGCTTTCAAGGAATCGTTTAGCAGTTCAAAGCATCTTCAACTAAGTGAAATTGAGGATCAAAATCTAGTTCCAGAAGCAAACAGAGAGGGACTAAATAGATTAACTTCACTTGAACTTAGACAATGCAAGGATCTTGATTGCTTGGTTGATACCACAACAATGAATGAGCTAACTTCTGCATTCACTCATTTGGAGAgattaagtataaattatatggATGGTTTGGAAAGCTTATGCAAGGGTCACCCTCCACAAGGTTTCCTCAAAAACTTGAAAGAATTGCTTATTAGAGACTGTAATAAGTTGCAAGTGGTGTTGTCAATGGATGAACTCCTTTATAACACGGAGCCACTTTCAAAGTTACAATCCTTGGAGCTTGAAAATTTAGCAGAATTGAGATGGTTATTCAAAGGCTCTCCTCATTCTTTCATCTTCCAAAGTCTTAAGGTAGTAAACATAGGTGGATGCGGGGTATTGAAATCCCTCTTTTCACCTTCCCTTATTCAAAGCCTAGTGCTTTTAGAAAAACTCAAGATAAGAAGCTGCCACGAATTGAAAACTCTTTTGGCAGAGCCGGAAAGTGATGATGAAATAATGGAATCAAAGAGTTCTTCCCTTCCTCTGTGTTTGCCGAAACTGAAAACTCTTGACATCCATCATTGTTCAAAACTCGAATATGTTGTGCCAATCACTTTGGCTCAAGGTCTTCCTTCTCTCGAATCGGTTTCAATTTCTCAATGTTATGAATTAAAGCAAGTATTCGGCATGGCGAAAGAACAGGATGGAGTTCAACACGACGGTCTCCTGCTCCTTGCTAGTCTACAACATCTAAATCTTGAGTGGTTACTAAAGTTGACTAGCTTTGCCCCGCAAAACTATATTGTCAAAGCGCCagctttgaaaagattttatgTTTATGATTGTCCTCAATTGACGAACTCTCCCATTCAACATGTCCACAAGAAGCTCGAGTTGAGGTTAGAG AGTGTTGGATTATCCGCATTCAAGGAATTGTTTGGCAATACGAAAAATCTTCTTGTCCATAGAATTTGGGATGACAAAATTATCATTCCAGATCTTGTAAATTTAGAGCATCATTCGCAAGCAATGATGGGTTTTAAATACAACGGTGAACCTTCCGAAGGTTGCTTTCCAAATCTAAAAAGTTTGAGGGTCAAAAATTGTGTAAACTTGTTGAAAGTATTTGAAATCGCGGAGGGCCTTTATAACCAAGAAGAAAATCAGGCACCACAGATCCTCTCAAAATTGGAGTATTTGGAGCTATATTATTTACTAGACTTAAGACAGATAGTAAAAGGTCCCACCCGTTATGTCAACCTCCAAAGTCTAAAGGTTTTAGACATAATAAGGTGCAGCGAACTGAAATCTCTCTTCCCACTCTCAGTCACTCAAACCCTAAGGTCGTTGGAAGAACTCAATATACATGAATGTGGTGAACTAGTACATGTTTTCATGGAgttggaagaagaagaagaagaagaagatgatgatgatgacgacgacgacgacgacgacgatgaTGGAGGAATAGAATCGGATGCACTTTGCTTGCCAAACTTGAAAACTGTGGAGATAACACAATGCCCACGTCTAAAATATGTCTTCCCACTTGCTTTGGCTCGAGGTTTCCCTCGTCTACAAAAGCTACAACTTGTTGGTTTAAGAAGCTTGAGGGGTTTTGTTGCAAGAAACAATTGTTTGGAAGCACCAGCTTTGGAAAATTTATGTATCCATGGCTGTTCAGCATTATCGAATTTCACCTTTCAAAAAGAAGCAAACAACTGTTTTCCATCAAag GTACTCGATTGGAGATGA